The following are encoded in a window of Mycobacterium sp. ELW1 genomic DNA:
- a CDS encoding alpha/beta hydrolase has protein sequence MTVVLVHGNPETDVIWGPLVEALGRDDVVRLSPPGFGAPLPDDFPATMVAYRDWLIGELERFDDPVDLVGHDWGGGHVLNAVIHRPELVRSWASDVLGILHPDYVWHDMAQVWQTPGEGEALIEAMIGGSLDDRVAQMTGLGISAAVATEMALAQGPEMGRAILTLYRSAAQPAVAEAGRHLVNATARPGLSLLATEDHFVGTEEQRRAAAEQAGARTEVLDGLGHWWMLQDPVRGATALTQFWDSLD, from the coding sequence ATGACGGTCGTTCTGGTGCATGGCAATCCGGAAACCGACGTGATCTGGGGCCCGCTGGTCGAGGCACTCGGTCGCGACGACGTGGTGCGGCTGTCGCCGCCCGGCTTCGGTGCGCCGCTACCCGACGACTTCCCGGCGACCATGGTCGCCTACCGGGACTGGCTCATCGGCGAATTGGAGCGCTTCGACGACCCCGTCGACCTCGTCGGCCACGACTGGGGCGGCGGCCATGTGCTCAACGCCGTCATCCACCGCCCCGAACTGGTCCGCAGCTGGGCCAGTGACGTGCTGGGGATCCTGCATCCCGACTACGTCTGGCACGACATGGCTCAGGTCTGGCAGACCCCCGGCGAAGGCGAAGCACTGATCGAAGCGATGATCGGCGGTTCGCTCGACGACCGCGTCGCCCAGATGACGGGGTTGGGCATCTCGGCGGCCGTCGCCACCGAGATGGCGCTCGCGCAGGGACCCGAGATGGGCCGGGCCATCCTGACGCTGTACCGCTCGGCAGCGCAGCCCGCCGTCGCCGAGGCGGGACGGCACCTGGTCAACGCCACCGCGCGCCCTGGTCTGTCACTGCTGGCCACCGAGGACCACTTCGTCGGCACCGAGGAGCAGCGGCGCGCGGCCGCCGAGCAGGCCGGGGCCCGCACCGAGGTGCTCGACGGGCTCGGACACTGGTGGATGCTGCAGGATCCGGTGCGCGGCGCCACCGCGCTGACGCAGTTCTGGGACTCCCTCGACTGA
- a CDS encoding acetyl-CoA acetyltransferase encodes MDPRTPVLVAAGQVNQRDDAQIEPVDLMVAAAREAADSAVLQAVDAIRVVNLLSWRYRDPGLLLGQRIGARNPSTYYTGVGGNTPQSLVNQACLDIQQGRAEVVLLAGGETWRNRKRMQAGGIKPDWTRQGEDVAVPPGAEDEVPMSSPAEERIGLLLPSHVYPLFEQALRIARGESVADHQRRVAEMWSRFSAVAADNPHAWSREARSAEEIGQAGPDNRMISWPYPKLMNSNNMVNQAAVVILCSAEKATALQIPRDQWIFPYAGTDSHDTYSVAERHELHRSPAIRIAGRRALELAGVGVDDLAHIDVYSCFPSAVQVAAGELGLPTDDPRRPLTVTGGLTFAGGPWNNYVMHSIATMAGLLRDAPAAYGLITANGGFLTKHSFGVYSATPPPAAFRWEDVQSEVDREPTRTAVVEWEGEGTVESWTTPFDRDGRPEKAFLAVRTPDDARAMAIIDDADAAAVTVAEDIAGAKVRVHADGRANLS; translated from the coding sequence ATGGATCCTCGGACGCCGGTATTGGTCGCGGCGGGACAGGTCAACCAGCGCGACGACGCGCAGATCGAACCCGTCGACCTGATGGTTGCGGCCGCGCGCGAGGCCGCCGATTCGGCGGTTCTGCAGGCCGTCGACGCCATCCGGGTGGTCAACCTGCTGTCGTGGCGCTACCGCGACCCGGGCCTGCTGCTGGGCCAGCGGATCGGCGCCCGCAACCCTTCGACGTACTACACCGGGGTGGGTGGCAACACGCCCCAGTCCCTGGTCAATCAGGCCTGCCTGGACATCCAGCAGGGTCGCGCCGAGGTCGTCCTGCTCGCCGGCGGGGAGACGTGGCGAAACCGAAAGCGTATGCAGGCCGGCGGAATCAAGCCTGACTGGACTCGTCAGGGTGAGGATGTCGCAGTGCCGCCGGGTGCCGAGGACGAGGTCCCGATGTCCAGCCCGGCCGAAGAGCGCATCGGGCTGCTGCTGCCGTCGCACGTCTATCCGCTCTTCGAGCAGGCGCTGCGGATCGCGCGCGGCGAGAGCGTCGCCGATCACCAGCGCCGGGTCGCCGAGATGTGGTCGCGGTTCAGCGCGGTGGCCGCCGACAACCCGCATGCATGGAGCCGCGAAGCGCGCAGCGCCGAGGAGATCGGGCAGGCCGGTCCGGACAACCGGATGATCAGCTGGCCGTACCCGAAGCTGATGAACTCCAACAACATGGTCAACCAGGCCGCCGTGGTCATCCTGTGCTCGGCCGAGAAGGCCACCGCGCTGCAGATCCCGCGCGATCAGTGGATTTTCCCCTACGCAGGCACCGATTCGCACGACACCTACTCAGTGGCTGAACGCCACGAGCTGCACCGGTCACCCGCGATCCGGATCGCCGGGCGCCGCGCGCTCGAACTGGCCGGGGTCGGCGTCGACGACCTGGCGCACATCGACGTCTACTCGTGCTTCCCGTCGGCGGTGCAGGTGGCCGCCGGCGAGCTCGGCCTGCCCACCGACGACCCGCGGCGACCGTTGACCGTCACCGGCGGGCTGACCTTCGCCGGCGGCCCGTGGAACAACTACGTCATGCACTCCATCGCCACGATGGCCGGGCTGCTGCGCGACGCCCCCGCGGCCTACGGCCTCATCACCGCCAACGGCGGGTTCCTCACCAAGCACAGCTTCGGTGTGTACAGCGCGACCCCGCCGCCGGCGGCCTTCCGATGGGAGGACGTCCAGTCCGAGGTCGACCGCGAACCCACCCGCACCGCGGTGGTCGAATGGGAGGGCGAGGGCACCGTCGAGTCCTGGACCACGCCGTTCGATCGCGACGGCCGCCCGGAAAAGGCGTTCCTTGCGGTGCGGACCCCCGACGACGCCCGCGCGATGGCCATAATCGACGACGCCGACGCGGCGGCGGTCACCGTGGCCGAAGACATCGCCGGTGCGAAGGTCCGGGTGCACGCCGACGGCCGGGCCAACCTGTCCTGA
- a CDS encoding SHOCT domain-containing protein produces MWRTIARLSALWWVLIAGPALIATRLLDHAGATSAKGWVLGVWLGGYVAQFVVFLAISRRSPRPALLGWLIASTVPWAADWTSPLSLWWLVLWSAVVVGYAVRLVVAVSRVDQLRSAGVTATGVVLEVIRPTFNVVVNKDASRRVLRLRVEGVDGATPYEARLAATFTLGELPESDDRVAVRVDPARPQLVELIEDEPIVRAAPQPEDLPPELAERLQTLKTMRDRGDLTDAEFATARTRLLESPAE; encoded by the coding sequence ATGTGGCGGACCATAGCGAGGCTCTCGGCACTGTGGTGGGTGCTGATCGCCGGGCCGGCGTTGATCGCCACCCGGTTGCTCGACCACGCCGGCGCCACCTCGGCCAAAGGCTGGGTACTCGGTGTCTGGCTCGGCGGTTACGTCGCGCAGTTCGTTGTGTTCCTGGCGATTTCACGCAGGTCGCCCCGTCCGGCGTTGCTCGGATGGCTGATCGCGTCGACGGTGCCGTGGGCTGCTGACTGGACGAGCCCGCTGTCGTTGTGGTGGCTGGTGCTGTGGAGTGCGGTCGTCGTCGGCTACGCGGTGCGGCTGGTCGTCGCCGTGTCTCGGGTGGATCAGCTGCGCAGCGCCGGGGTGACTGCCACCGGTGTCGTCCTGGAGGTCATCAGGCCGACGTTCAACGTGGTGGTCAACAAGGATGCCAGCCGCCGCGTGCTGCGGCTGCGCGTCGAAGGCGTCGACGGCGCAACACCTTACGAGGCCCGGCTGGCGGCGACGTTCACCCTCGGTGAGCTGCCCGAGTCCGACGACCGGGTGGCGGTGCGGGTCGATCCGGCCCGGCCGCAGCTCGTCGAACTCATCGAGGACGAGCCCATTGTCCGGGCCGCGCCGCAGCCGGAGGACCTGCCGCCCGAGCTGGCCGAACGACTGCAGACCCTGAAGACCATGCGCGACCGCGGTGACCTCACCGACGCCGAATTCGCCACGGCGCGAACGAGACTCCTCGAATCACCCGCCGAGTAG
- a CDS encoding DUF72 domain-containing protein: MTVRIGTSGWSYDHWDSVLYRPGLPVAKRLARYAEVFDTVELNASFYRWPKDTTFEGWRTRLRDGFTMTVKVHRGLSHYRRLNNPEPWIDRLERCQQALGEKREAVLVQLHPNLERDDARLARFLSLIPDWIRVALEMRHPSWDDPQVYQLLERYRAAYVVISGPGMPCVLRATTDLVYVRMHGPDTAPVYAGDYTESDLRWWADRIGEWQDQDRRVLVYFNNDGQGHAVRNALRLRELLGG; encoded by the coding sequence GTGACCGTCCGGATCGGCACGTCAGGGTGGTCGTACGACCACTGGGATTCGGTGCTGTACCGCCCGGGGCTGCCGGTGGCCAAGCGGCTGGCCCGCTACGCCGAGGTGTTCGACACCGTTGAACTCAACGCCAGCTTCTACCGCTGGCCCAAGGACACCACCTTCGAAGGCTGGCGCACCCGGTTGCGCGACGGCTTCACCATGACGGTCAAAGTGCACCGCGGCTTGAGCCACTACCGCCGCCTGAACAACCCGGAGCCGTGGATCGACCGGCTGGAACGCTGCCAGCAGGCTTTGGGTGAGAAGCGCGAAGCCGTTCTCGTCCAGCTGCATCCGAATCTCGAACGCGACGACGCCCGACTTGCTCGCTTCCTGTCGCTGATCCCCGACTGGATCCGGGTCGCCCTCGAGATGCGTCACCCGTCCTGGGACGACCCGCAGGTCTACCAGCTCCTGGAGCGCTATCGCGCCGCCTATGTGGTCATCAGCGGGCCCGGTATGCCCTGCGTACTTCGTGCCACCACCGATCTGGTCTACGTGCGAATGCACGGGCCCGACACCGCGCCGGTCTACGCCGGCGACTACACCGAGAGCGACCTGCGCTGGTGGGCCGACCGGATCGGGGAATGGCAGGACCAGGACCGGCGGGTGCTGGTGTATTTCAACAACGACGGGCAGGGTCACGCCGTCCGGAACGCGCTGCGGCTGCGGGAACTACTCGGCGGGTGA
- a CDS encoding endonuclease, which produces MDDAEARRLIQRLRQHAGRTYAAEAGITLRDTPMPLFQLLVLCMLASKPIDAAIAMHAARELFRAGLRTPRAVMAANRQTMIEAFARAHYVRYDESSASRLTELATRVNDEYRNDLRTLARITKPDVKNARQALKQFTGIGDTGSDIFLREVQDVWPWVRPYFDKRSLDSAEQLGLPRDPDKLAALTGRAIAPLAAGLVRVSLDDDVRQRIAG; this is translated from the coding sequence ATGGATGACGCGGAGGCCAGGCGCCTCATTCAGCGCCTACGTCAGCATGCGGGCAGAACCTATGCTGCGGAAGCGGGAATCACGTTGCGGGACACCCCGATGCCGCTGTTCCAGCTGTTGGTGCTGTGCATGCTGGCCAGTAAGCCGATCGATGCCGCGATCGCGATGCATGCCGCCCGGGAACTGTTTCGGGCGGGCCTGCGCACACCGCGCGCCGTGATGGCGGCCAATCGACAGACCATGATCGAGGCGTTCGCCCGTGCCCACTACGTGCGCTACGACGAGAGCTCGGCGTCGCGGTTGACCGAATTGGCGACGAGGGTCAATGACGAATACCGCAACGACCTGCGCACCCTCGCCCGCATCACCAAACCCGACGTGAAGAATGCCAGGCAGGCGCTCAAACAGTTCACTGGAATCGGCGATACCGGATCCGACATCTTCCTGCGCGAGGTCCAAGACGTCTGGCCATGGGTGCGGCCCTATTTCGACAAACGCTCACTGGACAGCGCCGAGCAACTCGGCCTCCCCCGCGACCCCGACAAGCTGGCTGCCCTCACCGGCCGCGCGATCGCGCCGCTCGCCGCCGGGCTGGTGCGGGTCTCCCTGGACGACGACGTGCGGCAGCGCATCGCCGGCTGA
- a CDS encoding LLM class F420-dependent oxidoreductase: MTRPVRIAVQIQPADTPDYATWRRAVLHAEDIGVDVIFGYDHFHAPFIASIADAKPVLAATQPDVNNFEGWTALASWGEITTRAELGLLVSGMGYRNPDLLADMARTVDHISGGRAILGVGAGWYEKDYTTYGFDFGTVKSRADAFDEGLLRIEHRFGLLKPAPLRKIPILIGGSGPKRTLPAVARHADIWHTFLPLDSYREASARVAELAAGFGRADGDIERSTFWTDPQSADGYLAAGATLFHTEVRAAEGRYDLSTVEKMIDWRDTKR; this comes from the coding sequence ATGACCCGTCCCGTGCGCATCGCCGTTCAGATTCAGCCCGCCGACACCCCTGACTACGCCACCTGGCGGCGGGCCGTTCTGCACGCCGAGGACATCGGTGTCGACGTCATCTTCGGCTACGACCACTTCCACGCGCCGTTCATCGCCTCGATCGCCGACGCGAAACCGGTGCTGGCGGCCACGCAGCCGGACGTCAACAATTTCGAGGGCTGGACCGCCCTGGCCTCCTGGGGTGAGATCACCACACGGGCCGAGCTCGGGCTGCTGGTGTCGGGCATGGGCTACCGGAATCCGGACCTGCTCGCGGACATGGCACGTACCGTCGATCACATCAGCGGCGGCCGCGCCATCCTCGGTGTCGGTGCGGGGTGGTACGAGAAGGACTACACCACATACGGTTTCGACTTCGGTACGGTCAAATCCCGGGCCGACGCCTTCGACGAGGGCCTGCTGCGCATCGAGCACCGGTTCGGCCTGCTGAAACCGGCACCGCTGCGCAAGATCCCGATCCTGATCGGCGGATCCGGCCCCAAGCGCACGTTGCCCGCCGTCGCGCGCCACGCCGACATCTGGCACACCTTCCTGCCCCTCGACTCGTATCGAGAGGCCAGTGCCCGGGTCGCCGAGCTGGCCGCCGGCTTCGGGCGCGCCGACGGTGATATCGAGCGCTCGACGTTCTGGACAGATCCGCAGTCGGCGGACGGCTACCTGGCGGCCGGTGCGACGTTGTTCCACACCGAGGTCCGCGCAGCCGAGGGCAGGTACGACCTGAGCACGGTCGAGAAGATGATCGACTGGCGTGACACGAAACGCTGA
- a CDS encoding TfoX/Sxy family protein codes for MAYDEDLANRLRELLATERGVDEKRMFGGVAFLINGNMAVCASGQGGLMVRVPPEDTAGLLEREHTAPMIMAGRETRGWIRIGDGGVRTKRQLQSWATRGVDYAKTLPPK; via the coding sequence ATGGCCTACGACGAGGACCTCGCGAACCGCTTGCGGGAACTGCTCGCCACCGAACGCGGCGTCGACGAGAAGCGAATGTTCGGCGGGGTGGCGTTCCTGATCAACGGCAACATGGCCGTGTGCGCCAGCGGTCAGGGCGGCCTGATGGTGCGAGTGCCGCCGGAGGACACCGCCGGCCTGCTGGAACGAGAACACACCGCACCGATGATCATGGCGGGGCGGGAAACTCGCGGCTGGATCCGCATCGGTGACGGCGGGGTGCGGACGAAGCGTCAGCTGCAGAGCTGGGCCACCCGCGGCGTCGACTACGCGAAAACCCTGCCGCCGAAGTAG